Proteins encoded together in one Mobula birostris isolate sMobBir1 chromosome 9, sMobBir1.hap1, whole genome shotgun sequence window:
- the LOC140203422 gene encoding hemoglobin subunit beta-like has product MVNLTKAQEQYITSKWDLLDKKMITAQALARVFAVYPWTTRLFKNFNGRFAVGDPGVQAHADKVLKALNTAIEDLKSIETNFYELSSKHQKIGVDTQNFKLLGQAFIVELALHDKKAFGPEEHEAVYKFFKLVIEALSSNYH; this is encoded by the exons atggtGAATTTAACAAAGGCTCAGGAACAATACATCACGAGCAAATGGGACCTTTTGGATAAGAAGATGATAACTGCCCAAGCCTTGGCAAG gGTATTTGCAGTCTATCCCTGGACGACCAGACTATTTAAAAATTTCAATGGTCGTTTTGCAGTCGGTGACCCTGGTGTTCAGGCTCATGCAGACAAAGTGTTAAAGGCTCTGAACACTGCAATTGAGGACTTGAAGAGTATCGAAACTAATTTCTATGAACTCAGCAGTAAACACCAAAAAATCGGAGTGGACACTCAAAACTTTAAG CTTCTTGGCCAGGCCTTCATTGTTGAACTCGCTCTTCATGATAAAAAAGCATTTGGACCAGAGGAACATGAAGCTGTGTACAAGTTTTTTAAACTGGTGATAGAAGCTCTCTCCAGCAACTACCATTAA
- the LOC140203424 gene encoding hemoglobin subunit alpha-like — protein MVLSGPNKHVIEELGHHIKANAEALGADALARLFEIHPQAKTYFPKFNGYKASDQPVRRHGRIVMEAVADAAHNVDNLSKHLEKLAKRHGEELLVDPHNFQLLADCITVTLAIHLPAFTPATHCAVDKFLELLAHELSSKYR, from the exons ATGGTACTCTCTGGCCCCAACAAACACGTTATAGAGGAACTGGGCCACCACATCAAGGCAAATGCTGAAGCTTTGGGTGCCGATGCTTTAGCCAG GTTGTTTGAGATCCACCCTCAAGCTAAGACGTACTTCCCGAAATTCAATGGCTAcaaagcctctgaccagcctgtCAGAAGACATGGTCGCATTGTCATGGAAGCTGTGGCGGATGCAGCCCATAACGTGGACAACCTGAGTAAACACCTGGAAAAGCTTGCCAAGAGACATGGTGAAGAACTTCTTGTGGATCCTCACAACTTTCAG CTGTTGGCTGATTGTATCACAGTTACCCTGGCCATTCACTTGCCTGCGTTCACCCCTGCAACTCACTGTGCTGTCGACAAATTCCTTGAGTTGCTCGCACATGAATTGAGCTCCAAGTACCGTTGA